In one Pseudodesulfovibrio tunisiensis genomic region, the following are encoded:
- a CDS encoding calcium/sodium antiporter, which produces MLNLLYLAAATFLLWYGANWIVTSASLIARKWGISELVIGLTVVAFGTSAPEFLVTVNAAFRGHNDISLSNVVGSNIFNLGFILGLMAMIKPLKSNRTIVYRDGLLLLATTSGILLMAQTGELGRVFGGALVALLVGYLAYLGFRKQAPNEGELDELPDRQARWYDGVILLAGFAAISAGGHLMVTAATSIAESLGVSSWVIGVTIVAAGTSLPELVTCLAASVKGRNEMLLGNLIGSDFFNFAGVLGLTCLLKPLAVSHEASVDLMVLVGMVALVLFLLRTGWKVRRWEGALLVTINLFRWARDFAF; this is translated from the coding sequence ATGCTCAACCTGTTGTATCTTGCCGCCGCCACGTTTCTGCTCTGGTACGGAGCCAACTGGATCGTGACCTCGGCGTCGCTCATCGCCCGAAAATGGGGCATTTCCGAACTGGTCATCGGCCTGACCGTGGTGGCCTTCGGCACGTCCGCCCCGGAATTTCTGGTTACGGTCAATGCCGCGTTCCGCGGGCACAACGACATTTCCCTGTCCAATGTGGTGGGGTCGAACATCTTCAACCTCGGCTTCATTCTCGGCCTCATGGCCATGATCAAGCCGCTCAAGTCGAACCGGACCATCGTGTATCGCGACGGCCTGCTTCTGCTGGCAACCACTTCCGGCATTCTGCTCATGGCTCAGACCGGGGAACTCGGCAGGGTGTTCGGTGGTGCACTTGTTGCGCTTCTGGTGGGCTATCTTGCCTATCTCGGCTTCAGGAAGCAGGCTCCGAACGAGGGCGAGCTGGACGAACTGCCCGACCGGCAGGCCCGCTGGTACGACGGCGTGATCCTGCTGGCCGGCTTTGCAGCCATTTCCGCAGGCGGGCACCTCATGGTCACGGCAGCCACGTCCATCGCCGAATCATTGGGCGTGAGCTCCTGGGTGATCGGCGTGACCATCGTGGCCGCGGGCACGTCCCTGCCCGAGCTTGTCACGTGTCTGGCCGCCTCGGTCAAAGGCAGGAACGAGATGCTGCTCGGCAATCTCATCGGCTCGGATTTCTTCAACTTCGCCGGAGTGCTTGGTCTGACATGCCTGCTCAAGCCGTTGGCTGTTTCGCATGAAGCGTCCGTGGACCTCATGGTTCTGGTGGGCATGGTGGCTCTGGTCCTGTTCCTGCTGCGCACGGGATGGAAGGTGCGCCGCTGGGAAGGCGCGCTTCTGGTGACCATCAACCTGTTTCGCTGGGCGCGGGATTTCGCTTTCTAG
- a CDS encoding DUF2179 domain-containing protein has product MFDFLDVYPWLLPGVIFLGRIADVSLGTLRIIFVSKGEKNIAPLIGFVEIFIWVVIIAQVFSRANDMFSYLSYAAGYAVGTYIGLHLEAKIGFGFIKYRVFTIKNGLALIAALNKHGFGSTLVHGKGSTVEIDIVEAVVRRKDMKPVEDIVMDFDSKAFCVVEDVRAKQLGIFARRQSLLKCK; this is encoded by the coding sequence ATGTTTGATTTTCTCGATGTGTATCCGTGGCTTTTGCCCGGTGTGATCTTTCTCGGACGTATTGCCGATGTCTCTCTGGGGACTTTGCGGATCATTTTCGTTTCCAAGGGCGAAAAGAACATCGCTCCGCTCATCGGTTTCGTGGAAATCTTCATCTGGGTGGTGATCATTGCCCAGGTGTTTTCCCGTGCGAACGACATGTTCAGCTACCTTTCCTATGCTGCCGGCTATGCCGTGGGCACGTACATCGGGCTGCATCTCGAAGCCAAGATCGGTTTCGGCTTCATCAAGTACCGGGTGTTCACGATCAAGAACGGCCTTGCATTGATCGCGGCCCTGAACAAGCACGGATTCGGCTCGACTCTGGTGCATGGAAAGGGCTCCACCGTGGAAATCGACATCGTGGAAGCCGTGGTCCGCAGAAAGGACATGAAGCCGGTGGAAGACATCGTGATGGATTTTGATTCAAAGGCCTTCTGCGTCGTGGAGGACGTGCGGGCGAAACAGCTCGGCATTTTCGCCAGAAGGCAGTCGCTTCTCAAATGCAAATAG
- a CDS encoding response regulator, translating into MTAPRVLVADDSKTVRRLLTRQLRDIGATVVEAENGALAFDLARSNSFDLIISDIDMPVMDGFSLCRKLKSGPATRAVPVIILSTNESEDFIERGFRVGAAAYVAKSAATTQLLPRVKEVLDRTSFNRKRLILVVDDSMFIRNTVQKGLTSAGFNVVCADSGDAALDILRKDRPDLILSDIHMPGMDGMDLCRAVRADHTMGAVPFVVMSTESDRLTMRRMVHSGASAFMVKPFNIEQLVITLEKLLSDHFRILHQEKERLETERSLMLASIASLVQALEARDRYTRGHSDNVARIATGIGLVMGFDREEMEWLEIAARLHDVGKIGVRDDILLKPGKLTSSEFMTIQSHTIHGAEILAPIPSLSRVIQAVRSHHEKMDGSGYPDHLEGEEIPLWARIIAVADVFDALTSERPYRKALTLEKALSIIDEQCGSHLCPTCVAAFKRYLDAGQRATDCPCLSRK; encoded by the coding sequence ATGACCGCACCAAGAGTGCTGGTGGCCGACGACAGCAAGACAGTACGGCGGCTGCTGACCAGACAGCTTCGGGACATCGGGGCCACAGTGGTCGAGGCGGAAAACGGCGCTCTCGCGTTCGATCTTGCACGCTCGAATTCCTTCGACCTGATCATTTCCGACATCGACATGCCCGTGATGGACGGGTTTTCCCTGTGCCGCAAGCTCAAGTCCGGCCCGGCCACGCGCGCCGTGCCGGTCATCATCCTCAGCACCAACGAGAGCGAGGACTTCATCGAACGCGGATTCCGGGTCGGTGCGGCCGCCTATGTGGCGAAATCCGCCGCCACCACCCAGCTTCTTCCCCGGGTCAAGGAAGTGCTCGACCGCACCAGTTTCAACCGGAAACGGCTCATTCTGGTGGTGGACGACTCCATGTTCATCCGCAACACCGTGCAAAAGGGGCTGACCAGTGCCGGATTCAATGTGGTGTGCGCTGATTCCGGGGACGCAGCTCTGGATATTCTGCGCAAGGACAGGCCGGACCTGATTCTTTCGGACATCCACATGCCGGGCATGGACGGCATGGACCTGTGCCGGGCCGTGCGCGCGGACCATACCATGGGCGCGGTACCCTTCGTGGTCATGAGCACGGAAAGCGACCGGCTGACCATGCGACGCATGGTGCACTCGGGCGCATCCGCATTCATGGTCAAGCCCTTCAACATCGAACAGCTCGTCATCACGCTGGAAAAACTCCTGTCCGACCATTTTCGCATCCTGCATCAGGAAAAGGAACGGCTGGAGACCGAACGCAGCCTGATGCTCGCATCCATTGCCAGTCTGGTTCAGGCCCTCGAAGCCCGGGACAGGTACACACGCGGCCATTCCGACAACGTGGCCCGCATTGCCACGGGCATTGGTCTGGTCATGGGGTTCGACCGGGAAGAGATGGAATGGCTGGAAATCGCGGCCCGACTCCACGACGTGGGCAAGATCGGGGTGCGGGACGACATTCTGCTCAAGCCCGGCAAGCTCACCAGTTCGGAATTCATGACCATCCAGAGCCACACCATCCACGGCGCGGAAATCCTTGCCCCCATCCCCAGCCTGAGCCGCGTTATTCAGGCCGTTCGTTCGCACCATGAGAAAATGGACGGCAGCGGCTACCCGGATCACCTCGAAGGAGAGGAAATCCCGCTCTGGGCGCGCATCATCGCCGTGGCCGACGTGTTCGATGCCCTGACCAGCGAACGCCCCTACCGCAAGGCCCTGACTCTGGAAAAGGCTCTGAGCATCATCGACGAACAGTGCGGATCGCACCTCTGCCCGACCTGCGTTGCCGCCTTCAAACGCTACCTGGACGCGGGCCAGCGCGCTACGGACTGCCCGTGCCTCTCCCGAAAATGA